From the Candidatus Zixiibacteriota bacterium genome, the window GATGAAGATCGATCCGGTCGGTGACAAATACCGCGCCTTCGGTTGGCATGTGTACGAGATCGACGGACACAACATGGACGACATTGTTAAACACCTCGACCTGGCTCGCAATCATAACGACAGCGGCAAGCCTGTGGTAGTGATCTGCAATACGATCAAGGGCAAGGGCGTGTCCTTTATGGAAGATGTCGCCGGATGGCATGGTAAGCCGCCGAACCGGGAAGAGTTGGACAAGAGTCTGATTGAACTGGGTCTGACTGAGACTTTCAATGCCGATGAATGGCTGAGCTATGGCCAGGAATTCGAAACCAAGGTTGAAAAACGGTTGGCCGACCAACTGCCGAAGTTCTCCGCCGACTTTTGGTGGAATAAAACGGATAGCATGCAAGTTGCCATGGACCCGACACGCAAAGGGTTTGGACGCGCCCTGGAAAAGTATGGCGATGATGACCGAGTAGTCTGTATCGGCGCCGATATTTCCGGATCGATCACGATTTCCATGTTCAACGACAAACATCCCGAACGAAACGACCGCTTTCTGTCCATGGGCGTGGCCGAGCAGAACTGCACAACCGTTGCCGCGGGTCTGGCCAAAGAAGGCAAGTTGCCGGTGTTCGGTACCTACGGTGTGTTTTCATCGGCTCGCAACCTGGATCAGGTGCGCGTGTCGATTTGCTACGGTGACTACAACGTCATGATAGTCGGCGCTCACGGCGGTATCTCGGTCGGTCCGGACGGTGCTACCCACCAGGAATTGGAGTCGCTCTTTCAGATGACTGGCCTTCCGAACATGAACGTTGCCGTGCCGTGTGATGCCGTCGAAACGTTCAAAATGACCAAAGCGTTGTTGTTCGATATTGTCGGCCCCAAGTATCTCCGGTTCGCTCGTGAGGCCACGCCGATTATCACCACCGAGGACACGCCGTTCAAGTTCGGTGAGGCCAATGTTTTCAGATTCAGGAAAGAGGCTGAGAACATGGTGGATGCGTTCGATTGCTGTCTGGCCTCCGACTATAAGAACGAAAACGAGAATTTGACTATCATCTCGTGCGGTCCTGAAACTCCGGAAGCACTGCGTGCGGCCTGGATTCTCAAAAAGGATTTTGGGATTGAAACGCGCGTGATAAATATGCATACGGTTAAGCCTCTTGATAAGAAGGCCATCATCCGCGCCGTGTTCGAAACCAAAGCGGTATTGACCGCCGAGGAACATCAGGCCGGCGGCTTGGGCAACCTGGTGGCCGCGGTGATCTGTCGCGACTGCCCGGACGAGACGAAAAGTGTGCCTTTCGCAATGGTGGGCGTACAGGATCGTTTCGGAGAGTCGGGCAAATCCTGGCAACTCATCAAGGAGTTCGGCCTGGCCGCCGAACATATTGCCGACAAAGCGAAGCAAATACTGGGACTATAATAATAGAAGGTAATGTCATGCAGTTTGCCGATAGACTGAGTCGTTTGGGCACCGAAAGCGCCTTCGAAGTACTGGCCAGAGCCAGACAACTGGAGGCCGAGGGAAAATCCGTCATTCATCTGGAAATCGGAGAGCCGGATTTCGACACACCCAAGAACATTTGTGAGGCCGGTAAGAAAGCCATCGATGCCGGGATGACGCACTATTGTCCTTCAGCCGGCCTACCCGAAGCCCGCAAAGCTGTGGCCGAGTATTTCTCCAGGACGCGAGGAGCCGACGTGGCCATGGAAAACGTGGTGGTCATGCCCGGCGCCAAACCGTTGATTTTCAACGTGATCTTTGCGTTAATTAATGCAGGAGATGAAGTCATCTACCCGAATCCGGGCTACCCTATCTATGAATCGGTGATCGATTATTGCGGCGGCAAGCCGGTACCGATGCATCTGAAAGAAGAGGTTGGCTTCAGGTTTTCTGTCGATGACCTCAGGGCGTTGGTGACGCCCAAAACCAAAGCGATCGTTATCAATTCACCTCAAAACCCGACCGGCGGCGTGCTGACTGCCACCGATCTGGAAGCAATCTACGCCCTGGCCGAAGAACATGACCTGTGGATAATGACCGACGAAATCTACTCGCGGATAATCTACGAAAAAGAATTCCAGTCCATTTGCAGCGTCCCGGGCGCTCTGAAACGGACGGTAGCTATCGACGGCATGTCCAAGACTTACTCGATGACCGGCTGGCGTCTGGGGTACGGCATCATGCCGACTTCGCTCGTTGAGGTGCAGACAAAACT encodes:
- a CDS encoding pyridoxal phosphate-dependent aminotransferase encodes the protein MQFADRLSRLGTESAFEVLARARQLEAEGKSVIHLEIGEPDFDTPKNICEAGKKAIDAGMTHYCPSAGLPEARKAVAEYFSRTRGADVAMENVVVMPGAKPLIFNVIFALINAGDEVIYPNPGYPIYESVIDYCGGKPVPMHLKEEVGFRFSVDDLRALVTPKTKAIVINSPQNPTGGVLTATDLEAIYALAEEHDLWIMTDEIYSRIIYEKEFQSICSVPGALKRTVAIDGMSKTYSMTGWRLGYGIMPTSLVEVQTKLAINNFSCTAPFAQHAMIEALTGPQDDVDTMVAEFQKRRDVFVEGLNAIDGVTCTNPYGAFYVFPNVSATGFKSKDLATRLLDEAGIAGLSGTAFGSFGEGYLRFSYANSVTNIKEALARFSKFLVGATV
- a CDS encoding transketolase, with the translated sequence MTKIGEYTNEQLRERANYMRGLNLVGLCSAKSGHSGGTLGVMDIACALYLKIARHNPQDPEWEDRDRVIWSAGHKAPALYTALAVSGYFPERDMMTLRMLGSGLQGHPHRKDLAGVEISSGSLGQGFSVAVGIALAAKLDKKDYRTFVISSDGEHQEGSMWEAAMSAAHYQLDNLVLLLDRNHLQIDGRTEDVMKIDPVGDKYRAFGWHVYEIDGHNMDDIVKHLDLARNHNDSGKPVVVICNTIKGKGVSFMEDVAGWHGKPPNREELDKSLIELGLTETFNADEWLSYGQEFETKVEKRLADQLPKFSADFWWNKTDSMQVAMDPTRKGFGRALEKYGDDDRVVCIGADISGSITISMFNDKHPERNDRFLSMGVAEQNCTTVAAGLAKEGKLPVFGTYGVFSSARNLDQVRVSICYGDYNVMIVGAHGGISVGPDGATHQELESLFQMTGLPNMNVAVPCDAVETFKMTKALLFDIVGPKYLRFAREATPIITTEDTPFKFGEANVFRFRKEAENMVDAFDCCLASDYKNENENLTIISCGPETPEALRAAWILKKDFGIETRVINMHTVKPLDKKAIIRAVFETKAVLTAEEHQAGGLGNLVAAVICRDCPDETKSVPFAMVGVQDRFGESGKSWQLIKEFGLAAEHIADKAKQILGL